In Corallococcus silvisoli, the genomic stretch TCGTAAACGAGCGCGGTCGCCCCGGACAGGAACAGGAGGGCAGCCACAAGGTTCTTCGGAGGACGTGGAGTGCTGGGCATAAGGACAGCGCGCGACGTTAACCGGTATGTTTCAGGCCCACCAATGAACGCCCAACTTCTGCAAGCCGCTCAGCTCGCCTGGTCTCCCCACCTCCGGGTGACACGCGCCGATGGCGACTGCGCCCAGGTGCTGCGCCGCGAGGCGAAGAGCCTGGTGGGCATGCCCCTGCACTCGGCGCTCGGCGTCACCCAGGAGCGCGCCCGCGAGCTGGACGCCCGCGCCCGCGAGAACCGCCGCGCGGTGGAGTTCGTCACCGTGTCCGCCGGAGGAGCCTCCGGCGGCCCGCCCCCCTCCCACCTGCGCCTCATGCTGGGCATGGACGGCGAGGAGGCCGCCGCGGGCGTGCTCGACCTGGGCGCCGTCCTGGAGGGCGCACCGCCCGTGCAGATCTCCAAGCTGTCGTCGTCGCTCAGCCATGAGATCCGCAACCCGCTCTCCTCCGTGAAGATGGCCGTGCAGACCCTGGCCCGGAACACCGGCCTGTCGGACCGGGACAAGCGGCGGCTCACCATCGCGAACCGGGAGATCCGCACCATGGAGCGCATGCTCTGGCTGCTCTCCGAGTACGGCCGGGAGAGCGCCGCGAACCTGGACGCCCACCCCCTGCGCTCGGTCGTCCAGGAGGCGACCGCCATGGTCGCGCCCGAACTCGCCGAGCGCCGCATCGAGGTGGAGGTGAAAGAAGAAGGGGACCTGCCCCGCGTGCGGGTGGATCCCAACCGGTTGAGGCCCGTGCTCGCCCAGGTCCTGCTCAACGTCGCCATGGGCCTCCCCGAGGAAGGCCGCGTCCAGGTGACGCTGCGTCAGGCCGCCCCGGGCCACGTGAGCCTCATCCTGGATGATCCCGCGGCGGCCCTGCCTCCCGAGGAGCGCGGCACGCTGTTCGATCCCTTCGGCTCGCGGCTGGCGCGAGGCGCGGGGTTGTCCCTGGCCGCCCTGCGGCGGGTGATGACGGGCGTGGGGGGCGACGTGGCCGCCCAGGGGAGCGCGGAGCCGGGGATGGTGTTCACGCTGACGTTCGCCGCCTGAGAACCCCATGGAGACCCTCCTCATCGTCGACGATGACGTGTCGCTGCTCGAAACCCTCACGATGCACTTCGAGGAGATCGAGCAGGACGGGCAGCCGCGCTACCAGGTCGTGACCGCGACCAGCGCCGCCGCGGGCCTCAAGGCCGCCCAGGAGAACATGCCCAGCGTCGTCATCCTGGACATGATGCTGCCGGACCGGACGGGGCTGGAGATCATCGAGGAGATGAAGGGCCTGTGCGGCGACGCGCGCATCATCCTCGTCACCGCCTACCACGACATGGAGACGACCATCCGGGCCATGAAGGCCGGTGCGTTCGACTACATCCACAAGCCCTTCCCCGACCCGGCCGCCCTGGACCTCGTCGTGGAGCGCGCCCTGGAGTACCGGCAGCTCTCCCGCCGCGCGGACGAGGTCCACCGCGAGAACGCCGTCGTCCGCCTGGGCGACATCGTGGGCACCAGCTCCTCCATGCAGCAGCTGGTCAAGGAGATTGGCAAGGTGACGGGCAGCACCGCCAGCGTGCTCATCACCGGCGAGAGCGGCACGGGCAAGGAGCTCATCGCCCGCGTCATCCACAACTACTCCTACGACGAAGCCCGCCCCTTCATCGGCATCAACTGCTCCGCCATCGTGGACACGCTCCTGGAGAGCGAGCTGTTCGGCCACGAGAAGGGCGCCTTCACCGGCGCCGTCGCCGGCAAGCCCGGCAAGTTCGAGCTGGCCGAGGACGGCACCGTGTTCCTGGATGAGATTGGCGACATGTCGCTGATGCTCCAGGCGAAGCTGCTGCGCGTGCTCCAGGAGCGCGAGTTCGAGCGCGTGGGCGGCGTCAAGCGCGTGAAGCTCCGCGCGCGCGTCATCGCCGCCACCCACCGCAACCTCGCCGAAGAGGTCGCGCAGGGCCGCTTCCGCGAGGACCTCTACCAGCGCCTCAAGGTCATCACCCTCTTCATCCCGCCCCTGCGCGAGCGCCGTGAAGACATCTCCCTGCTCGTGAAGCACCTCCTGGAGCGCATCAACGAGAAGGTGCACAAGCGCGTCACCCGCGTGCCCCACGAGGTCATGGAGCGGCTCACGCTGCTGCCCTGGCGCGGCAACGTGCGCGAGCTGGAGAACGTCCTCACCCGCGCCGTGGTGCTCGCGCCCGGCGACGTGCTCCGGGGCGACGACCTGCCCGCCCTGGAAGCCGCCCCTCCCGGCCCAACGGATGGCTCCCGCGCGCCCGGCGCCGCCAGCGCCATGTTCGCCGCGCCCGCCGTGGACGATGTGAGCCTCATCCCCACCCTGGAAGAAGCCGAACGGCAGCTCATCGCCCGGGCCATGGCCGCGACCAAGGGCCACAAAGGTCGAACGTGTCAGATTCTGGGAATCAGCCGTCCGACCCTTGAACGAAAGCTTCAAAAGTTCGGTCTCGCACAGGGGCATGGTCCACAGGTTCACCCTTATCCGGTGAAGGATGCTTCCTGACACTGTCCCAGGCCCGACAGTCCCGGGCCGGCCTGAACGTTTCGTTCAAACTGATCAGACTGTTTGAACGTTCTGTTTCAGGTTTCGGACACAGTGCGAGGGTTGGAACCGTGCTGTAGCGCTAAGTACCCGGCATTCCTGGAACTGTTCCCCCGGGAATAGTTCAAGTGCCCATGGCACGCCTCTTGGAATGGGCAAGGTCCGTCCGCAGCAGCAACAGCGACCTACCTTCCCCACCGCCTTTCGCTTTCCCAGGAGATTCCCATGCACGGCTTCAACCGCCCTCTCGGCCCCATCGGTTCCAATGTCGTGGCGCCGCTGCAGGCGACGTCCTCCGGGATGATGGTGACGGCGAACAAGCTGGTGCCGGGCCAGGAGGCCATCGACTTCAAGGGGTACTTCAAGGTCGAGTCCTTCCCGCACAACTCGACCATCTACCGCCCCGGCGACACGTCGGACCGCGTGTACCTGCTGAAGTCCGGCCGCGTGCGCCTGATGCGCATCGGCAAGAACAGCACCCGCTCGGTGGTGTCCATCCTGCGCCCGGGCGACCTGTTCGGCGAGCTGTTCCGCCCCGAGGGCACGCCCATCGAGGAGATGGCCGTGGCGGCGGGCGAGGCGGAGGTGTGGAGCATCGAGGGCCGTGACTTCCGCGCCCAGCTGGAGGCCCGTCCGGCCCTGGCGGTGGACGTGGTGCGCGCCTACGCGGACCGCGTGCGGTCGCTGCGCAAGCGCGTGCTGGGCCTGACCTTCAAGGAAGTGCCGGCCCGGCTGGCGGACACCCTGCTCACGCTGGTCGAGGCGCACGGCGAGCGCTGCCCGCACGGCGGTGAGACGGACCTGCGCGGCATCACCCAGCAGGACCTGGCGGACCTGGTGGGCGCATCGCGCTCCTTCGTGTCCACGCTCATCAACGAGATGAAGCGCGAGGGCGTGCTGGGCAACGTCGGCCGCATCCTCTGCGTGCGTGACCAGAAGGCCCTGCGCAAGCTGGCCTCCAAGGAGAAGTAGGCCGCGCGTCCCCCCGCCGGGGACCGCGACGTCCAACGGGCCTGACCGCGAGCAAGCTTCCGCGGCCGGGCCCGTGGTGTTTCCAGGGCCCCGCGCTTCAGAACGTGAAGCCCATGCCGAACTCGGGGCCGAAGTTCTGGCTTTGCCCCGTGGGGCTCAGCTCGGACTCCAGGAAGAGGCTGCGCAGCCCACCGCGCAGCATGAGGCTGCCCAGGTGCAGCGCCAGGCCGGCGCGCAGGTCGGCCTGACGGTAGGGAAAGGGCGTCACCTGCATGCGCGCCTCCACGTCCAGGGGGCCCAGGAGGCACGCCTCCACGGACATGCCCAGGCTGGGGCCCACGTAGAGGCGCTGGGGCAGGTCCAGGGTGGAGATGCCCACCTCCGCGCGCATGCGGACCTCCTCGCGGACGATGGGCGAATACGTCAGGTGCAGCTCACCCAGGGTGCGCGCTTCGTGGGAGTTCCCCATCAGCGACTCGCTGTCCAGCCGCACCAGCCGCAGGTCCACACCGAAGCGGCGCACGTCCCAGCCGATGGCGAAGTCCACCCCCGAGCCATACTGGAGGGGCGCCGCCAGCACGCCCAGGTGAACGGAGAAGGGAACGGCGTGCCGCAGCGAGTCCCGGTCAGGCGGCGCATCCGGTCCCTCCCCGTGGCCGAGGTGGTGGGTGCCGGTGGCGGCGATGGCCTCGCCCAGGCCCCGGAAGATCAACTCGAAGACGGCGCCGAGGATGATGGCGGCCGCGTCATCCGACGCGCTGGAGCTGCAGCAGTCATCCGTGGAGGACACCGTCTTCGGGGGCTTGGCCGGACGGTTCTGGTTCTCATCCTGCTTCGCGTCGTCGTCGTCGTCGTCGTCGTCCTTGTCCGCGCCAATGGCGGACGCCTTGTGGACGGGCTTCGACGTCTCGGACGCATCCGACTTCTTGCCGAAGCGGGCCTCGGCGGGAGGCGCGGCGAGGAGGCCCACGAGCAGCCCTCCGCCCAGCACGACCTTGGGAAACGACATGGGGTGAAACCCCCTCTGTGGGACACCGCCCGGCCCGACGGAGAACCACGCGTCGTATTCAAATCCCGGGGACGCACGGAAAGTCAACCGCGCGCCCCCGGGGCGGTGCGTCACATCCCGGGCCTCACGGCTTCAGGTAGGGCCCATCCACGCCGACCTTGCCCGGTGCCGGGTTGCCCGGCAGGTCGAGCACGTACACGCGGAGGTTGCCCTTGCCAGACACCGTCGCGCTCAGCGAACCGCCCGTCACCGTCCTCACGTCGCCGGTGATGGCGTCCGTGTATGTGCCGTTGGGGATGCCGTTGAACGTGGCTCCGCCGGACACCGTCACCAGGGCGAAGCTGTCCACGCCCTTCGCCGCGTCGGTGAAGCGGCGCTTGTAGGCCATGGCGCCGGTGATGCCTTCGGTGGAGTACTGCCCCTTCTGGAGCGCGGGGATGCGGCGGCGCAGCTGATTGAGCCGCTGCACGTGCTTCACCAGGGGCTTGCTCAGCGTGGTGGCCACCGCGCCGGAAGCGCTGCCCACCACGCCGAAGTCGCTGGCGGTGACGCTGCCCTCCAGGTTCGCGCCGTAGTAGGCGCGGCCGGTGGTGGCCAGCGCGCAGGTGGGCCCGCAGTCGATGGGCTTGCCCGCCTGGAACTCGATCTCCGACCCGTAATACAGCGTGGGGATGCCCCGGAACGTCCACATCAGGCTCATGTTCTCCGCCCAGGCATCCGTGCCCCCGGCGTAGCGCGTGGAGGACTTGTTGGGGCCGTAGTCGTGCGAGTCCACGTACACGACGTTGTAGGTGGCGTCGTTGTAGCTGTCGTCGGAGTCCTTGCCATTCCAGAAGGCGTTGCTCGCCTCGCCGAAGTTCATGTGCATCCGCATGTCGATGACGCTCATGCCGGAGAACTGGCTGGCGTCCGGCGCGTGCCATGCATTGCCTTGAAGGAAGGCATTGGTGGAGGTGGGCTGGTTGGCCGTGCCCTGCGTCTGCTCGTAGTTGTACTGCTCCAGCGCCGCCGCCACGTCGTCACTGCTGTATGTCTTGCGCTCCTTCCAGGTGAAGAACTGCGCGGAGTGGTTGGGCGAGCCCCGGTTCCACTTGTCGTTCACGAAGGAGCCCACTTCGCCGAACATGAAGAAGTCACGGCCCTTGGCGCCGAACTTCGCCTCCGCGTGGGAGTGCGCGGCCGGCAGGAAGCGGCGGTTCCAGGTCACTCGGGGGATGTGCACGGCGGTGTCCACGCGGAAGCCATCCACGCCCATGTCGATGTAGCGGTTGTACACGTCGATGAGGAACGCCTGCACGGTGGCGTTCTCCGTGTTGAAGTCCGCCAGGTCCTCGTGGATCCAGCAGCTGCGCGAGTCCTCCCCCTCCCAGTTCCCAATCCAGCACTGGTGGAAGAGGCTCGCGGGGAACATGCCGGTGGTGGGGTTGGGCCACTGGCAGTTGTAGATGCGGTAGCCCTCCTGGCTCGTATAGGACGTGGGCACGCCCCAGCTTCGGCAGGTGTTGCCCGCGGGCTCCGGCGTCGACCAGAGGTCGCCGTTGTAATAGGACTTGCCGGTCGTGGGCTCCACGGTGAGGCCGTCGTACTCAAAGCCAGCCACCGGCGCGTCGTAGTACCAGCTCCACTGGCTGTCGCGGACGCCATACACCTTCGCGGTCCACAGCCCCTTCGCGCCCCAGCGGCTGGAGTGGTTGTAGACGACGTCCTGGATGATCTTGAGGCCCTTGGCGTGGGCCGCGTTGATGAGGTCCTGGTAGGTGGCGCCCGAGGACTCCAGGCGCGGGTCCACGCGGTAGAAGTCCCAGCCGTGATAGCCGTGGTAGTCATAGTCGGAGCGGTTGAGCACCACGGGGGTGATCCAGATGGCGGAGAAGCCCAGCGCCTTGATGTAGTCCAGCTTCTGGATGAGCCCCTTGAAGTCGCCCCGGAACATCGGGTCGTTGTTGGCCGCGTTGCCGGACTTCACGTGCATGCTGCCGCCGCGGTTGTTGTTCGCGTCGCCGTCGTAGAAGCGCGCCGTCATCACGAAGTAGATGGAGTCCTCGCGGATGTCGCCGCCCAGGGGCGTCCCCGGCGCGGGAGGCGGAGGCGCGGAGCCCGTCTTGGCGGAGGCGGCGCTGCTCGCCGCGGACGTGTTCCCCGCCGCGTCGAAGGCCTTCACCGTGTAGCTGTAGGTCGTCAGGGCCTCCAGGCCGCTGTCCGCGTACGCCGTGCCCGTGACGGTGACGCTCTTCGTGCCCAGCGTGCCGC encodes the following:
- a CDS encoding sensor histidine kinase, which gives rise to MNAQLLQAAQLAWSPHLRVTRADGDCAQVLRREAKSLVGMPLHSALGVTQERARELDARARENRRAVEFVTVSAGGASGGPPPSHLRLMLGMDGEEAAAGVLDLGAVLEGAPPVQISKLSSSLSHEIRNPLSSVKMAVQTLARNTGLSDRDKRRLTIANREIRTMERMLWLLSEYGRESAANLDAHPLRSVVQEATAMVAPELAERRIEVEVKEEGDLPRVRVDPNRLRPVLAQVLLNVAMGLPEEGRVQVTLRQAAPGHVSLILDDPAAALPPEERGTLFDPFGSRLARGAGLSLAALRRVMTGVGGDVAAQGSAEPGMVFTLTFAA
- a CDS encoding sigma-54-dependent transcriptional regulator, which translates into the protein METLLIVDDDVSLLETLTMHFEEIEQDGQPRYQVVTATSAAAGLKAAQENMPSVVILDMMLPDRTGLEIIEEMKGLCGDARIILVTAYHDMETTIRAMKAGAFDYIHKPFPDPAALDLVVERALEYRQLSRRADEVHRENAVVRLGDIVGTSSSMQQLVKEIGKVTGSTASVLITGESGTGKELIARVIHNYSYDEARPFIGINCSAIVDTLLESELFGHEKGAFTGAVAGKPGKFELAEDGTVFLDEIGDMSLMLQAKLLRVLQEREFERVGGVKRVKLRARVIAATHRNLAEEVAQGRFREDLYQRLKVITLFIPPLRERREDISLLVKHLLERINEKVHKRVTRVPHEVMERLTLLPWRGNVRELENVLTRAVVLAPGDVLRGDDLPALEAAPPGPTDGSRAPGAASAMFAAPAVDDVSLIPTLEEAERQLIARAMAATKGHKGRTCQILGISRPTLERKLQKFGLAQGHGPQVHPYPVKDAS
- the mrpC gene encoding Crp/Fnr family transcriptional regulator MrpC — translated: MHGFNRPLGPIGSNVVAPLQATSSGMMVTANKLVPGQEAIDFKGYFKVESFPHNSTIYRPGDTSDRVYLLKSGRVRLMRIGKNSTRSVVSILRPGDLFGELFRPEGTPIEEMAVAAGEAEVWSIEGRDFRAQLEARPALAVDVVRAYADRVRSLRKRVLGLTFKEVPARLADTLLTLVEAHGERCPHGGETDLRGITQQDLADLVGASRSFVSTLINEMKREGVLGNVGRILCVRDQKALRKLASKEK
- a CDS encoding carbohydrate binding domain-containing protein, producing MTMKGWKWSALLALLLGTQAAFAGTATVYYYTPYKGWGTAYVHHDAGGAWTSVPGTLMSTECAGWAVRVITTGTASTFQAVFNDGQNHWDNAAGNGGNYLLPTSGTHQVKNGQVLANAGSPCTSTGTNSAEVFYYTRTRGWSAVNFHYSPTGGTWTTPPGIPMNETACTDWVKKTVSLGSATGMKADFNNGSVWDNNNGVDYSLGMGLITVKDGVVTANAASPCVVLPPDTTPPSVPTGVTATASGTAISVAWSASTDDRGVTGYTLTRTGGTLGTKSVTVTGTAYADSGLEALTTYSYTVKAFDAAGNTSAASSAASAKTGSAPPPPAPGTPLGGDIREDSIYFVMTARFYDGDANNNRGGSMHVKSGNAANNDPMFRGDFKGLIQKLDYIKALGFSAIWITPVVLNRSDYDYHGYHGWDFYRVDPRLESSGATYQDLINAAHAKGLKIIQDVVYNHSSRWGAKGLWTAKVYGVRDSQWSWYYDAPVAGFEYDGLTVEPTTGKSYYNGDLWSTPEPAGNTCRSWGVPTSYTSQEGYRIYNCQWPNPTTGMFPASLFHQCWIGNWEGEDSRSCWIHEDLADFNTENATVQAFLIDVYNRYIDMGVDGFRVDTAVHIPRVTWNRRFLPAAHSHAEAKFGAKGRDFFMFGEVGSFVNDKWNRGSPNHSAQFFTWKERKTYSSDDVAAALEQYNYEQTQGTANQPTSTNAFLQGNAWHAPDASQFSGMSVIDMRMHMNFGEASNAFWNGKDSDDSYNDATYNVVYVDSHDYGPNKSSTRYAGGTDAWAENMSLMWTFRGIPTLYYGSEIEFQAGKPIDCGPTCALATTGRAYYGANLEGSVTASDFGVVGSASGAVATTLSKPLVKHVQRLNQLRRRIPALQKGQYSTEGITGAMAYKRRFTDAAKGVDSFALVTVSGGATFNGIPNGTYTDAITGDVRTVTGGSLSATVSGKGNLRVYVLDLPGNPAPGKVGVDGPYLKP